The sequence gtttctctctaccaatcgacaactccttggtctccccttcccctcaggtcaagagtctgggcgtcatcctcgattcctccctctcctttcagtcacacataaataatatctgccggtctgcatacttccacctacgcaacataaacCGCCTCCGACCGTCCCTTAcccctcacactgcctccatccttatccacagcctcgtcacctcccgccttgactactgtaactctctcctttttggccttcctcaaaaatccctccataaacttcaacttcttcagacctcagcagctcgtgtcatcaccagaaccccctcatttcatcatataaccccggttcttcagcagctccattggctcccggttcaattcagaatacaatttaaaatccttctccatactttcaaagccatccataaccttgcccctccatatctatcagaactcctacacattgccgtcccctcccgctccctcagatcttcctcctccctccacctcactgtcccccatgctcgactcatcaccgtggggagcagagccttcagccgctctgctccccagctctggaactcactcccacccgacctccgcaacatcaactctctccctctgttcaaaactagactaaaaacccatctgttccagcttgcttatctgtaaatacactgttcctgttttgtttttgtttgtttgttttgtttgttttgttttttgttttatttgttttgttattactacttacacttttatgttccctgtatctgtcttttattctctgtaaagcgtccttgagtgttagaaaggcgctgttaaataaaatgtattattattattattattattaaacacatgttatttttaggccaTAATCGCCCAGCCCTCGTTACTTTGGAAGTTGCATACTGACAGGACTTTGTGATTAATATCAACCACAAAAGCCTCAGTCAAGTACTTTTTGGTAAAGTATAACAATATGAACAAGTGTAAGAGCTACTCATGTTCACAACCACATTTCACAATGTCATTTCAACTATGGCATTTTCAGCATTTATTTTCCTGCCAACCAGGACAACAAAATAACCACTAATAATTGTTCTTATGAATTAAAATGTGTTCAATACCTTCAATTTCAATTAACCAATCACGGCAAAAGCATATTGTTGGGTTTTCTCCGTATCTGCTGTTGCTGCCCTGCACAGAGAAGTCCACATCAAATAAAGTGCACAGGTCCTTTGCCTGTAGTGGAATCTCCTCACTGACAAACATGTTGTAGAACACTGCTGGATTCTTCCTCAGCTCCTCCAGTAAACCAAGGGTTTTTAACCCCTCAGCAAACCTGTAAAAACATGTAACATAATGTGCGACACATCCAGGGCCAATGATATTTTTCGGACAGATAAGACAGGTGAGGCACTTACTGGTCCAGGGCAGTCGCCAATCTTCCATTGACGAAGAAGTCTGCAGCTGACTGTACAAGGGTCCTTCTCCTGCAGGCTGGACACATGTCTTAAGGCACCTATAATGCTGAGACTATCGGCTGCCTCTGCAATTGCACTGTTTGCATCTTGGACTGTTGTTGCTTCCTGTATCTACAAAAGACAGatagaaaataatgaaagcGTGAGAGAGTCCAAAATTCACTTCTAACAATACCTTCCCTACATAAATGAGATGTTTAAGCAACATAGCCCTCGTGTTTATGAGGATGTGATATCCTCACGACACTGGTTACCTCCGTCTGAACCACAGTTAAAGTTTAGTCTGcaaagctaaaaataaagacataactAAAAGACTGCTCTGCGTCCTGAAAATGTAATACCTTAACGTGCTATGATTAATATTAGTGCTACTACAAATTACTATTGCACCTTTGGGAATCATGGAAAAATTCTTACCAAGAAAATAAGATACAGACAATACCTGATGAAATCTGCCCAAcccaaacagaacaaaataaatcatacaGGACAAATAATTTCTAAATGAGTTTTTCCAAATAAATTTCTAGAATTCTGCCAGTTGAATAACAGTAGAATTTGGGATTCCCTACCTTGAGTATCAAGAGACAACTGCCGGTCTTTCTCATGTCcctcaaagatatttgactggTGGACGGCCCTCATCAACAGCCTTAGGTACTCTCTTGTTGGGCCCCCTTCGTCAACTGCCCCTTCACCATTGTCATCGtcatccacaaacacaacattcaattTTGCTTCAGGGTTGAAGGACCTACGCTTGAACGCCCGCAGGCTACACAGGAAAACATTATCCCTGCATACATGTATTTGGTTTCTTGTGGGACAGAAGCTTCCATCAACTTTGCTGACCATTTTTTCCAATATGGTCTGTAGATCAATCCTGCAACCAAATAAGTTCATGCATTTTATTAATATGCCAAATATGTACCATATTTTATAAGTTTAACACCTGATTAAACATAAcaggatatatattttttaaatacacaaaaatgtgaAGTCAAGTTAATGAGGAAAAACCTACTCATCATCAGGTCCTCTGAGGTCATGCGTTGAAACAGGAGACTGATTTTGTAATACTGTCTCATCTTGTTCATCAAGAATAATGATTGATTCCTGGGCAGATGAAGGAGGAAGTGATGGTTCATCATGAAGAGTCAAGATTTCTTGTGGTTGCGAGAACAGAGTGAGCAgtggctgggaggaggtctcacACAGCAGTGGCTGAAGAGAGGGCACAGAGAGACttggctgggaggaggtctcaaACAGCAGTGGCTGGAGAAAGGGCACAGAGAGACttggctgggaggaggtctcacACAGCGATGACTGACCATGAGATGTATGGCGTAGGGCATAAGCTCCATCATTTTGTTGATCCGACAGAATTTCCTGAATACGAACATGCACAATACATGAGCTTGCAAACCAAAAcactgttttaatttgaaacagGAATTTAATCCAGCACACATTTACCTGTACATCATGATTTGAAAACCAAAGTACGTATAAAGTTGAGGTTGCTTTTATGCCATGATCCATTATTGACCCGGAGGAAGTGCTCTCAATTGATCTTGGTGATGTGGCTTCTTGCACCACAAAGATTTCACTGGCAATATCATCTTGTCCCACAAAGTCAAACAAGATCTTAAAAGATGTGAAACAGTGTTAGTCAAGTTTTCCAACCCACTGAGAAGACACCTGATATTTTTCCTTAAGCTGAACACATTTCACCTGGATTGGCTCCAACAAGCTGAATTTCCTCATATTGATGTGTCGATTTGGATATTTAAATTTGATGAACACCCCATCTGAGGGTTCCTCACATGCAGAGAGTCGCTGAGGTCTTGCCTCAATAGCCTGAAATGTGActtgtcatttaaaaataaaattaaaaaacctttaGCTAGTTTACCAAACTAATATATTACAAACAAACCTTTTGACGTCTTTCTGGTCTGGTAGGCTAGTTTCTTCCTCTCCCATTAAAAGAAGACCACATTCTAAAGTATGTATGCATCCTGTAAGAGAACGTGAATTATACGTAAGCAGAACTTTTAAGTATTACCTTCTCCTGATCCACTAACAAAGTTTTATTATACTCCTGGTCTTGCTGGGCACGTATAGCTCGCAATTCTTGAAGAgcctaaatttaaaaataaataaataaaggccttaCTCACAATCAAaaagtatacaaaaaaaaaataaaaataaataaatacttaaaaatgtgtataCAGTGTCATCATTGGTTACCTGATTTCAACCACATTTTGCGCTTGGGTACCATTAGCCATGGTGTCATCTTGTACTGGAGCAATTGAGAGTTGTGGGAATGAATTCATGGATATGGTAGAAGATGTGGGTGCCACCTGTTAGTACACAGAAAATCCAAATAATTTCTTCTTCAGCTAGAAAACACTCTTatggaaacaaaacacattagaaaatatCCATTAGGTAGAAAAATTACACACTGTAACTACTCAGACATCACAGAATATACATcttagaaaaagacaaaaacagttaTTTGCCACTCATTAGTACAAAGTGCACAGTGGTCATAAAAATCATTACATGTGCAATCATTTTAATATGGACCTGATCTTAAACCAGAACATCGTAAGCACCTTTGATCCGcattaaaggatcaaaagcattcctctgatgtgccaacattctattttgtacagtgacatatctgattggtggaactccctgttaccatggaaatgttcactgcacctgcaaactcaccaacagccctatttcatgctactttcacaaattctatgcttttcagaatttacattaacaaataataagttactttctttttgattaatgcatatacacatcaactttctttttgatttataaatggacacatcaactttcttttcattaaataatcaccattcattatgtcatcatcactattcattatgtcatcatcacaactttcttttagattaatgcatagacacatcaactttcttttctttatgtcaccatcacaattcattatgtcatatacacacatcaactttattttatttatgcatgtacacatcaactttctttgatattaatgcatatacacatcaactttcttttgaatGATGCATATACACGTCAACTTTATTTTAGATTGATTCACAtaaactttttttgatattaatgcatatacacatcaactttctttacaTTATATCATcaacattcattatgtcatcactcttcattatatcatcactcttcattatgtcatcatcactctTCATTATATCATCACTCTTCATTATGTCATCTTTacaattcattatgtcatctatacacatctactttttttttaattaacataatttaacatacaatatttattaatccccagtggggaaattacaatttgtttgtgatcacacacaggcctgaaatacacacacatgctcaggaccatgcacaaatggagagaggtATGAGTGAGTaggctggaccagcaccctgagcagttgggggggggggttcagtgccttggcatctctccagccaccaatccacactctgtactttggtcaaCACGGGCACTTGCAAAGGccgactgagctactgccaccactAAACATTTGACCCCGAGTGATTTGAATacacaaccttctgatctggagtcagacacaCTGAcgttgcgccacaaggtctgctgattaatgcatatacacatcaactttcttttagattaacgcatatacacatcaactttctttgttAATAAGATCACATAAGATCCCCAGTGggaaaattgcaatttacactctgttagtaaacacacacaggtctgaaaaacactcacacacgctcaggacctattcatgcacaaatggagagatgtcagagtgagtgggctgccagctggacctgTGCCTTtgggggggttcagtgccttgctcaagagtacCTGGccgtgcccaggaggtgaagtggcatctctccagccacatGTGGACTTGAACCGTCATTGTATtatacttagacttatctttattgatccttttgggatgactccctcaaggaaattgaaagttacagcagcagttttagcaaggaaaagaaataaaaaatggatgaaaaaagacagtataaagacagcaaaataacaataataagaacaacaataagaacattcgtcaaataaacaaagaaaagaccataaattattattaaagtgtcagtgttgagtccagtgttaaagtgataaagtgaccaggtgtgaatttaagtccaggtgtgcatgtatgtttgtCTGTATGTAAATTGATTcgtttatttaacctgttgccatagtcatgaatactttctttccaagtttctatttttcattactctaactttttctcacttggttttacctctgtctttactgagacttgggtgacttgtcgtctctgtaaatttgcatcatccagaataTATTATTTAGTTaggatgtggtcaaactgaatgcattttgaactgctacttgaatagatgaacactttaagatggtttatttcaggtctaaataaagatgttgcttccaaaaaagaagaaaaaaatacttgcgtcctctatacagtttccttgtcagctctgcgtccagcaaagaagaagcagcagcagcgccctctgctgataaaaaagcatacagcaccgggtattcccaggcggtctcccatccaagtactgacccagcccgaccctgcttagcttccgagatcagacgtgatcgggcgtgttcagggtagtatggccgtaagcaaacaggagaaaggaggagctagttttttttccaattcttctggtgacacttggcactatttcacatcttttatctgtagttctctattctgtcaggactTAATTCTAtttcccccacctcttttttttgtttcttgttctgtcttggcaagaagtaatATGTTTTTGagctgtctgtccatctctacatcagaatcagaaacactttatttatccctgaagggaaactcttgaaaagactgctccttcgagccagatttgaaccagcaacctaagGAGTTCAGAATTATGCTTCTACAGTCCTCCAgcctaccaactgagctatcgaagggggACAATGTGTAtgaacacacttcccattcttgtgaatgtgataacacaggatcCCCTGGATGGAatttctgactcatcagggcctgtagctcagtgatagagcgcacttcacagtctcaatgcccagatgtacaACAAGATTTATTTAAGTAAATATTGCattgcccagcgatggtggtatagtggtgagcagagctgccttccaagcagttgacctgagttcgattcccagccatcgcagtagctttctttgagtgatgttacttggttgtttttttttacaagaagacagcagaaaggttacttgcccaacttggtttgataaaacattagatctctttgggctgcacgattatggccaaagtgataactacgattattttgatctatATGGAAATTATCACaagtaattgttgattttctacttcAAAGTGCTAGAAAGAcactgtttgcacaaatgttcataaactttaaacacattgca is a genomic window of Etheostoma spectabile isolate EspeVRDwgs_2016 unplaced genomic scaffold, UIUC_Espe_1.0 scaffold00005250, whole genome shotgun sequence containing:
- the LOC116677555 gene encoding G2/M phase-specific E3 ubiquitin-protein ligase-like, producing MCPACRRRTLVQSAADFFVNGRLATALDQFAEGLKTLGLLEELRKNPAVFYNMFVSEEIPLQAKDLCTLFDVDFSVQGSNSRYGENPTICFCRDWLIEIEGIEHILIHKNNY